The Ptychodera flava strain L36383 chromosome 16, AS_Pfla_20210202, whole genome shotgun sequence region GTAATATCGAAACCAAACATGAATGGTGAAATGCTCCTCCTCCCACTTGTACTTTTCGAAAAACAGTAACCTCCAGTCCAGAGGATTTGGTTGTATCATGCTATGGGGTTCTATGTGAAGAAAGTTTACGTGTTTTGAAGCTAACCCATTGATGTCTCTTATAGATGTGCATCCCCAACAACTgcttttataatttttgtaattttcgtaatagactttcaaaaattttgatgaattgcTGGCAATTAACACACCGTTATTGAAAAATTTGATTGCTTCTTTACCGATAACAAACTCATAGTAACGCAGTGGCTCTAATGGCGCCAAAACGAAAACATCCGGGTCGAAGTACACTCCTCCCATTTCAAGTAATATTTGTATTCTAGCAACATCAGCATGATGTTCTATGTATTTTGTACTCAATGTCTTGTTGAAAACCTTTGTAGGTGATGTCCTATTAACGACAGTCAATGTTGGTATGAGGGTTTTTGCTTGTATCCACCACTCGCCACTTGGTTCGCAATTGGTGTGGAAGTATACTTTGTCCGCTTTCATTATCCTGTGAGCACTCAACATACTGATaaggttttcaaatttaaatgtcCGACAcgaaaaccaaacaaaatggGCAATATTCGGCACCACAAAATGATCATTCGGTTTCAAATATCCGAACTCCTTCCCTTGTTTCTTTGATGCTCCCGTCACTTTGTGGGTTTCAATTGTAAACTTTCTTGAAACTGGTACActggtatt contains the following coding sequences:
- the LOC139152770 gene encoding uncharacterized protein isoform X1, which codes for MERKVSILRCNRIILVLGLCVLVIVSIIAYTRFDLFSPAARTIVKKIRPAIDIINQSFNRKYDNSSRLAENLVEKTTNTSVPVSRKFTIETHKVTGASKKQGKEFGYLKPNDHFVVPNIAHFVWFSCRTFKFENLISMLSAHRIMKADKVYFHTNCEPSGEWWIQAKTLIPTLTVVNRTSPTKVFNKTLSTKYIEHHADVARIQILLEMGGVYFDPDVFVLAPLEPLRYYEFVIGKEAIKFFNNGVLIASNSSKFLKVYYENYKNYKSSCWGCTSIRDINGLASKHVNFLHIEPHSMIQPNPLDWRLLFFEKYKWEEEHFTIHVWFRYYRTRAPKPMEFNPENIKQLNTTIGEMCRYIYYGSPAIIV
- the LOC139152770 gene encoding uncharacterized protein isoform X2, translating into MEHKVSILRCNRIILVLGLCVLVIVSIIAYTRFDLFSPAARTIVKKIRPAIDIINQSFNRKYDNSSRLAENLVEKTTNTSVPVSRKFTIETHKVTGASKKQGKEFGYLKPNDHFVVPNIAHFVWFSCRTFKFENLISMLSAHRIMKADKVYFHTNCEPSGEWWIQAKTLIPTLTVVNRTSPTKVFNKTLSTKYIEHHADVARIQILLEMGGVYFDPDVFVLAPLEPLRYYEFVIGKEAIKFFNNGVLIASNSSKFLKVYYENYKNYKSSCWGCTSIRDINGLASKHVNFLHIEPHSMIQPNPLDWRLLFFEKYKWEEEHFTIHVWFRYYRTRAPKPMEFNPENIKQLNTTIGEMCRYIYYGSPAIIV